The Petrotoga miotherma DSM 10691 DNA segment CCATTTATTGGAATAACACTATCTCCTACAGGTACATGGTTATCTATTACTACATCAAAGGTTTCATCACTAAGTTTTTTTCCTGTGCTGTGATTGCTATCAAATTTTTCGTAGTTCTTGGAAATTAAAGTAATGACTTTTGCTCCACGTCTTTTACTCTCTAAAGCCACCGTTACTGGGGCAGCATTCCTTCCAGAGGTTGAAACAACTATTATACAATCACCATTGTTTATTCGTGAGGATTCAACAATATCCTTCCCATATTGTTCATTTCTCTCAATATAAGAAGTCAAGCGGGGCTTAGTAGTGGTTACACTCAGACCTGGAACAAATATGGGTTCAAATAATGCAAGGGTGCCAGCCCTATAATAAACCTCTTCTGCGAGAATAGATGA contains these protein-coding regions:
- a CDS encoding sugar isomerase domain-containing protein, whose product is MNKYLESIKKVLDEVEQNEKENIEKAAHLIYETAKNNKHVYIFGCTHSSILAEEVYYRAGTLALFEPIFVPGLSVTTTKPRLTSYIERNEQYGKDIVESSRINNGDCIIVVSTSGRNAAPVTVALESKRRGAKVITLISKNYEKFDSNHSTGKKLSDETFDVVIDNHVPVGDSVIPINGVTMGPVSTYAGAFILHSISMRVAEKYLENGEQPDILVSSNIPEGEQMNKELFKKKRIRELYFLP